A single Lolium perenne isolate Kyuss_39 chromosome 6, Kyuss_2.0, whole genome shotgun sequence DNA region contains:
- the LOC127309799 gene encoding uncharacterized protein, whose product MAWRWGSVVPLSCPMLTRDNYTVWAIKVEANLDVQGVWEAVVPADPTATVDPEKNKRARAYLLGALSEDILLQVSSKKMAAAIWECLKARFVGADRVKAARMSTLRGEFDRLIMADGEELDVYAGKISCMAARFAKLGRTPSDATMVKKLLDTVPDSLFAAVAGIEQFCDVETVCFDEVLGRLKAFQERTERRKAAVAGERRGDQLLLTAAQWEARRRKRGGGHDDGGSSTDSGAIGRRGKGWNSGVRGHISRDCPEPRKEKALLVDVDDDPALL is encoded by the coding sequence ATGGCGTGGCGCTGGGGGAGCGTGGTGCCGCTCTCCTGTCCGATGCTCACCCGCGACAACTACACCGTCTGGGCGATCAAGGTCGAGGCGAACCTCGATGTGCAGGGCGTCTGGGAGGCCGTGGTTCCAGCGGACCCGACGGCGACGGTCGATCCAGAGAAGAACAAGAGGGCGAGGGCGTACCTGCTCGGTGCGCTCTCGGAGGACATTCTCTTGCAGGTATCGTCGAAAAAGATGGCGGCGGCGATCTGGGAGTGCCTCAAGGCGCGGTTCGTCGGCGCGGATCGCGTCAAGGCAGCTCGGATGTCGACGCTCCGCGGCGAGTTCGATCGGCTGATCATGGCGGACGGCGAGGAGCTGGACGTCTACGCCGGCAAGATCAGTTGCATGGCCGCCAGGTTTGCAAAACTCGGCAGGACGCCGAGCGACGCCACGATGGTGAAGAAGCTGCTCGACACCGTTCCAGACTCGCTGTTCGCGGCGGTGGCCGGCATCGAGCAGTTCTGTGACGTCGAGACCGTCTGCTTCGACGAGGTGCTCGGGCGTCTCAAGGCGTTCCAGGAGCGGACGGAGCGGCGCAAGGCGGCTGTTGCCGGAGAGCGTCGTGGCGACCAGCTTCTGCTCACGGCTGCTCAGTGGGAAGCACGACGCCGTAAGCGTGGCGGTGGTCACGACGACGGCGGGAGCAGCACAGACTCAGGCGCAATAGGACGGCGCGGCAAGGGCTGGAATTCTGGCGTTCGCGGCCATATCTCCCGTGACTGCCCGGAGCCGAGGAAGGAGAAGGCGCTCCTCGTCGACGTCGATGACGATCCGGCCCTTCTCTAG